From a single Caldalkalibacillus salinus genomic region:
- a CDS encoding S8 family peptidase, with product MKKFLSIALALSLCFMLVSPVVFATEAEQEEYLVQFTEEIEANVLNSFGVEDAEILYEFEHLPVVHVELTEKQAEGLKKNPQVKAVEIDAEVEATQTVPWGVPRVQGTDAQNAGYTGSGVQVAILDTGIDRSHEDLTVYDGYSVFTDSANRDPYYDGNGHGTHVAGTVAALNNHVGVLGVAPSAQLYAVKVLDNNGGGSYSGIARGIEWSINNNMDVINMSLGGSSSSSILKDWCDYAYNRGILLVAAAGNSGNSSGWGDTVGYPAKYDSVMAVAATDSNNNRASFSSHGPAVEISAPGVNILSTVPGNGYSSLNGTSMASPHVAGAAASVWQAKPWLSNAQLRQLLNNTAQYLGNSHLYGHGLVQTYDAIRR from the coding sequence ATGAAGAAGTTTTTGTCCATTGCATTAGCTTTATCTTTATGTTTCATGCTGGTATCACCGGTGGTATTTGCCACAGAAGCAGAGCAAGAAGAGTATCTCGTACAGTTTACCGAAGAGATTGAGGCTAATGTTTTAAACAGTTTTGGTGTTGAAGATGCTGAGATTTTATATGAGTTTGAGCACTTGCCTGTTGTGCATGTGGAACTAACAGAGAAACAGGCTGAAGGTCTAAAGAAAAACCCACAGGTAAAAGCCGTAGAAATAGATGCTGAAGTGGAAGCGACGCAGACCGTGCCTTGGGGGGTTCCACGTGTACAAGGGACAGATGCTCAAAATGCAGGGTATACCGGTAGTGGTGTACAGGTCGCCATTCTTGATACAGGGATAGACAGAAGCCATGAAGATCTTACAGTTTACGATGGGTACTCCGTGTTTACAGATAGTGCCAATCGTGACCCCTATTATGATGGGAACGGTCATGGTACACACGTAGCAGGGACCGTGGCAGCCCTTAATAACCATGTTGGTGTGTTGGGCGTTGCCCCAAGTGCACAATTATACGCAGTTAAGGTGCTAGATAATAACGGAGGAGGATCTTACTCCGGGATCGCTAGAGGAATTGAGTGGTCCATCAACAATAATATGGATGTCATTAATATGAGTTTAGGGGGATCTTCAAGCTCATCCATTTTAAAAGACTGGTGTGACTACGCTTATAATAGAGGTATCTTACTTGTAGCTGCTGCTGGGAACAGTGGAAACAGCTCCGGATGGGGAGACACTGTGGGTTACCCTGCTAAGTATGATTCTGTCATGGCCGTAGCAGCCACTGATAGCAACAACAACCGTGCATCCTTCTCAAGTCATGGACCGGCGGTTGAAATATCTGCTCCCGGGGTTAACATCTTAAGCACAGTGCCTGGTAATGGTTATTCTTCTCTTAACGGCACATCTATGGCTTCGCCACATGTTGCCGGGGCTGCGGCTTCAGTTTGGCAAGCAAAACCATGGTTATCCAACGCTCAGTTACGTCAGTTACTCAATAACACCGCGCAATACCTTGGCAATTCTCATTTGTATGGCCATGGGTTGGTTCAGACTTACGATGCCATAAGAAGATAA
- a CDS encoding helix-turn-helix domain-containing protein — MNLGKRIDRLRKNRHMSQQALCKGIISSAHLSNIKRGRYAPAEDILQLLAERLHVPLDYLLHHDQECPQVESKLQLLKQHLFLHNVVMSKQMLIHIEKAHPYITSVTQEFWFYTLSCLYELRHGTPEEALPFYEHHIDTLVDEEALTHLHHTVQESYYQLRATIAFYQAQYEESLYWSKKQRSVTIQPLAKADVLHNIGMAFLQLCQRNESRQALEKALHIYKQNGQSYKACKTLNVLFVLLWELEDYTLAEEKLHQAYYIALEHTYDQLLASIQYHFGLLYKTKGLSTLAKDCFAHASTQMEQSDSRDINHVLCSWMELLLEEERVEEATKILHKAEQHVHSEGDKHHLLVLKAKIHAINGENAKYIKLMNKSIHYFHEKKHWRQVEHFSRELAEHLYHERRYKMSADFFRRTVEAIQYQK; from the coding sequence ATGAATCTTGGTAAACGTATTGATCGGTTAAGGAAAAATCGACACATGTCTCAACAAGCCCTGTGTAAAGGTATCATCTCTTCTGCCCACCTGAGTAACATCAAACGCGGTCGATATGCCCCAGCAGAAGACATTCTTCAATTGTTAGCGGAAAGATTACACGTCCCACTTGATTACCTCCTTCATCATGATCAGGAATGCCCTCAAGTTGAATCCAAACTCCAGCTATTGAAGCAACATCTCTTTTTACACAACGTTGTCATGTCCAAGCAAATGTTGATCCATATAGAAAAAGCGCATCCGTATATTACCTCAGTCACTCAAGAATTTTGGTTCTACACCTTGTCCTGTTTATATGAATTGAGACATGGTACCCCTGAGGAAGCACTGCCCTTTTACGAGCATCATATCGACACCCTCGTAGATGAAGAAGCACTCACTCATCTCCATCATACGGTACAAGAGTCGTACTACCAATTACGCGCAACAATCGCTTTCTATCAAGCCCAATATGAAGAAAGTTTGTATTGGAGTAAAAAACAGAGAAGCGTCACCATACAGCCCCTAGCCAAAGCGGATGTCCTCCATAATATAGGTATGGCCTTTCTGCAGTTATGTCAACGGAACGAAAGCCGCCAAGCTTTAGAAAAAGCATTGCACATTTATAAACAAAATGGTCAATCTTACAAGGCCTGCAAAACATTAAACGTGTTATTTGTCCTACTATGGGAGTTAGAAGATTACACTTTAGCGGAGGAAAAGTTACACCAGGCCTATTACATCGCTTTAGAACACACGTATGACCAACTACTGGCCAGTATCCAATATCATTTCGGTCTGTTATATAAGACGAAGGGCCTCTCTACTTTGGCAAAAGATTGCTTCGCTCACGCTTCTACCCAAATGGAACAATCAGACTCTCGAGATATTAATCATGTTCTCTGCTCCTGGATGGAGCTTTTGCTAGAAGAGGAAAGGGTGGAAGAAGCGACAAAGATATTACATAAGGCTGAACAACATGTTCATTCGGAGGGTGACAAACATCATCTTCTCGTATTAAAAGCGAAAATACATGCGATTAATGGAGAAAACGCTAAGTATATTAAGTTGATGAACAAATCCATTCATTATTTTCATGAGAAAAAACATTGGCGACAGGTGGAACATTTTTCACGGGAACTAGCAGAGCATTTATATCATGAAAGAAGGTACAAAATGTCCGCGGACTTCTTTAGACGTACGGTTGAAGCGATACAGTACCAAAAATAA
- a CDS encoding YjcZ family sporulation protein yields MGYNNFALIVVLFVLLIIVGCECNIY; encoded by the coding sequence ATGGGTTATAACAACTTCGCGTTGATTGTGGTGCTTTTCGTCCTTCTTATCATCGTAGGATGCGAATGCAACATCTACTAA
- the pruA gene encoding L-glutamate gamma-semialdehyde dehydrogenase: MFTPYKHEPFTDFKVDENRVAFEEALKQVESELGKEYPLIINGERVSTEDKIISRNPSNKEEIIGVVSKADQQLAEKAIVSADEVFQSWRKVDPEERAKILVRAAAIVRRRKHEFSAWLVKEAGKPWKEADADTAEAIDFMEYYARQMVALKDGKVVNSREGELNRYIYTPTGVTVTISPWNFAFAIMAGTTVAPMVTGNTVLLKPASTTPVVSAKFVEVLEQAGMPKGVVNYVPGSGSEVGDYLVDHPKTSLITFTGSRDVGVRLYERAAKVQEGQNHLKRVIVEMGGKDTVVVDKEADLDLAAESIVVSAFGFSGQKCSAGSRAVVHEDVYDEVLEKVAKITKELSVGEPVSRDVYMGPVIDDAAYKKIMGYIDIGKNEGRLVAGGEGDDSKGYFIQPTVFADLDPEARIMQEEIFGPVVAFSKAKDFDHAIDIANNTEYGLTGAVISQNSAHLEKAKHDFHVGNLYFNRNCTGAIVGYQPFGGFKMSGTDSKAGGPDYLILHMQAKTISEMF; this comes from the coding sequence ATGTTTACACCGTATAAACACGAACCTTTTACAGACTTTAAGGTTGATGAGAATCGAGTGGCTTTTGAAGAAGCACTTAAGCAAGTCGAAAGCGAGTTAGGGAAAGAGTATCCACTTATCATTAATGGTGAACGTGTTTCAACCGAGGATAAAATCATCTCTCGTAATCCTTCTAACAAAGAGGAGATTATTGGGGTCGTATCTAAAGCAGACCAACAACTCGCTGAGAAAGCGATTGTATCTGCGGATGAAGTCTTTCAATCTTGGAGAAAAGTGGACCCTGAAGAACGTGCTAAAATTTTAGTCCGCGCAGCGGCCATCGTTCGTCGTCGTAAGCATGAATTTTCTGCATGGCTTGTAAAGGAAGCGGGAAAACCATGGAAGGAAGCGGACGCAGATACAGCAGAAGCGATCGACTTTATGGAGTATTACGCACGACAAATGGTTGCACTTAAAGATGGTAAGGTTGTTAACAGCCGTGAAGGGGAGCTTAATCGTTATATCTACACGCCAACAGGTGTGACTGTGACAATCTCACCATGGAACTTTGCCTTTGCTATCATGGCCGGGACGACAGTCGCCCCAATGGTAACAGGTAACACCGTTCTACTCAAACCTGCAAGTACCACACCTGTTGTATCAGCAAAGTTTGTAGAGGTATTAGAACAGGCTGGTATGCCCAAGGGAGTCGTCAACTACGTGCCCGGAAGTGGTTCTGAAGTAGGGGATTATCTTGTAGATCATCCGAAGACCAGCTTAATCACGTTCACAGGCTCTCGTGATGTAGGGGTTCGGTTATATGAACGAGCAGCAAAAGTACAAGAAGGTCAAAACCATCTCAAGCGTGTGATCGTTGAAATGGGTGGGAAAGACACTGTCGTCGTAGACAAAGAAGCTGATCTAGACCTAGCGGCTGAATCAATTGTGGTATCTGCATTTGGATTCTCTGGTCAGAAGTGTTCTGCAGGTTCCCGCGCCGTCGTTCATGAAGATGTTTATGATGAGGTCCTAGAAAAAGTGGCTAAGATCACAAAAGAACTCAGTGTCGGAGAACCCGTTTCTCGTGACGTCTACATGGGACCTGTCATTGATGATGCAGCTTATAAGAAGATCATGGGGTATATTGATATCGGTAAAAACGAAGGACGTCTCGTGGCAGGTGGAGAAGGAGATGACAGCAAAGGTTACTTTATTCAACCCACTGTCTTCGCTGATTTAGACCCTGAAGCACGCATCATGCAGGAAGAAATTTTTGGACCTGTCGTCGCATTTAGTAAAGCTAAAGATTTCGATCACGCAATCGACATTGCCAACAACACAGAATATGGTCTAACCGGCGCTGTCATCTCACAAAATTCAGCTCACTTGGAGAAAGCTAAGCATGACTTCCATGTAGGAAATCTATACTTTAACCGTAACTGTACTGGTGCCATTGTGGGGTACCAACCGTTCGGTGGGTTCAAGATGTCTGGTACAGACTCCAAAGCTGGCGGACCGGATTATCTCATTTTACACATGCAAGCGAAAACCATTTCTGAGATGTTTTAA
- a CDS encoding ornithine--oxo-acid transaminase, whose translation MTNTTRTKTIIEQTENYGAKNYHPLPIVISEGKGAWVKDPEGNEYLDMLSAYSAVNQGHCHPKIIAALKNQADKITLTSRAFHNDQLAPFYEKVSKLTNKDMVLPMNTGVEAVETAIKAARRWAYDVKGVPENQAEIIVCEDNFHGRTLTAVSLSSSEEYQRGFGPLLPGIKVIPYGDIEALREAITEHTAAFLIEPIQGEAGINIPPEGYLKQVRELCTEQKVLFMADEIQAGLGRSGQWFACDWDEVVPDIYILGKALGGGVMPISVVAANQDILGVFEPGSHGSTFGGNPLASAVSVAALEVLEEENLIQRSLELGTYLIDQLRKIENPMITEVRGRGLFVGIELNEPARKYCEQLKEKGLLCKETHENVIRIAPPLIISQEDLDWAIERIYDVLAK comes from the coding sequence ATGACAAACACGACAAGGACCAAGACCATTATTGAACAAACGGAAAATTATGGCGCAAAAAATTATCATCCATTGCCCATCGTCATTTCGGAAGGAAAAGGAGCCTGGGTCAAGGATCCGGAGGGGAACGAGTACTTGGATATGCTCAGTGCCTACTCCGCTGTGAATCAAGGGCATTGTCACCCCAAGATCATTGCAGCCTTGAAAAATCAAGCGGATAAAATCACGTTAACGTCACGCGCCTTCCATAACGATCAGCTTGCACCATTCTATGAAAAGGTTTCAAAGCTGACCAATAAAGACATGGTGCTTCCTATGAACACAGGGGTAGAGGCTGTTGAAACAGCGATTAAAGCTGCACGTCGCTGGGCGTATGACGTCAAAGGTGTCCCTGAAAATCAAGCGGAAATTATCGTGTGCGAAGACAACTTCCATGGGCGTACGCTAACAGCTGTATCACTTTCTTCTAGTGAAGAGTACCAACGTGGCTTTGGACCGTTGCTACCAGGCATCAAGGTTATTCCTTATGGGGATATAGAAGCCCTAAGAGAAGCGATCACAGAGCATACAGCGGCTTTCTTAATAGAACCGATTCAAGGTGAAGCAGGGATTAATATCCCGCCTGAAGGTTACTTGAAGCAGGTACGTGAGCTATGTACAGAGCAAAAAGTGTTATTCATGGCCGACGAGATTCAAGCAGGGTTAGGGCGCTCCGGTCAATGGTTTGCTTGTGACTGGGATGAAGTCGTCCCTGATATTTATATACTCGGTAAAGCACTAGGTGGAGGTGTCATGCCGATTTCCGTCGTAGCGGCAAACCAGGATATTTTAGGGGTATTTGAGCCAGGATCACACGGTTCAACGTTCGGCGGCAATCCTTTAGCGAGTGCGGTTTCTGTCGCGGCACTAGAAGTACTTGAGGAAGAAAACCTGATCCAACGTTCTTTAGAACTAGGCACCTATCTCATAGATCAATTAAGAAAGATCGAGAATCCCATGATTACAGAAGTGCGAGGCAGAGGTTTGTTTGTGGGCATCGAGCTCAATGAACCAGCAAGAAAGTACTGTGAGCAATTAAAGGAAAAAGGGCTACTGTGTAAGGAAACGCACGAGAATGTCATTCGTATTGCGCCGCCTTTAATCATCTCCCAAGAAGATCTAGATTGGGCTATTGAGCGTATTTATGACGTTCTAGCAAAATAG
- a CDS encoding sigma-54 interaction domain-containing protein, translating to MAQQQSLQKQYQLIKIYETLLNEIDVGVHVIDQHGKTLIYNKKMMAIESLSKEDVLSKDFLDVFMFEEGQGSTLLQALHHEKAFKNMKQTYFNNKGNEITTINDTFPIYDEGVVIGAIEIAKDVTKIERLIKKNMSRDGHTRYTFESIIGESPAIKDVVENTKRATRTPSSVLIIGETGTGKELFAQSIHHGSDRSSAPFISQNCAALPETLIESLLFGTKKGAFTGATEKPGLFEQAEGGTLLLDEINALSPMLQAKLLRAIQEKSIRRIGDTVDRKVNVRIISTMNEDPIEAIANHRLRKDLFYRLGVVSLFIPPLRERKEDIMLLVSHFINKYNALFQMDVQGVSSEVEALLLSYDWPGNVRELEHVIEGAMNLLMDEHTIEVSHLPYHFRHKTQFNYHSGHDTSQISHATDEMKQPLRPLKDYLLEAESYYINKALERHDHHMTNTARALGLSRQSLQYRIKRLQERT from the coding sequence ATGGCACAACAACAGTCTCTCCAAAAGCAATATCAATTGATTAAGATCTATGAAACCCTCCTGAACGAGATTGATGTTGGTGTTCACGTCATAGACCAACACGGTAAGACCCTTATTTATAATAAGAAAATGATGGCCATCGAATCTTTGTCCAAGGAAGATGTTTTAAGTAAAGACTTTTTAGATGTGTTTATGTTTGAAGAGGGTCAAGGGAGTACTTTATTACAAGCGTTACATCATGAAAAAGCATTTAAGAATATGAAACAAACGTACTTCAACAACAAAGGAAACGAGATTACCACAATAAATGATACGTTCCCCATTTACGACGAGGGGGTTGTCATTGGTGCCATTGAAATCGCAAAAGACGTCACTAAAATAGAGCGACTAATAAAGAAAAATATGAGTCGGGATGGTCATACCCGATATACCTTCGAGAGTATTATTGGGGAAAGTCCAGCTATTAAGGACGTGGTGGAAAATACGAAAAGGGCGACACGCACACCTTCATCTGTCCTTATTATTGGTGAGACTGGGACCGGAAAGGAATTATTCGCTCAAAGTATTCACCACGGTAGTGATCGCTCCTCTGCCCCATTTATTTCTCAAAATTGTGCCGCACTACCGGAAACCCTAATTGAAAGTCTATTATTTGGCACTAAAAAGGGGGCTTTTACAGGCGCAACTGAAAAACCAGGCCTGTTTGAACAAGCGGAAGGAGGAACTCTGCTATTAGATGAGATCAATGCGCTTAGTCCCATGCTACAGGCCAAGCTGTTACGTGCCATTCAGGAAAAATCGATTCGGCGAATTGGCGACACAGTCGATCGCAAAGTCAATGTGCGTATTATCTCAACCATGAATGAGGACCCGATTGAAGCGATCGCCAATCATCGTTTACGTAAAGACCTTTTTTACAGATTGGGTGTTGTATCCCTATTTATCCCGCCTTTACGAGAGCGCAAAGAGGACATCATGTTACTCGTCTCTCATTTTATTAACAAATACAATGCATTATTTCAAATGGATGTACAAGGTGTGAGTTCAGAGGTTGAGGCATTACTTTTGAGCTACGATTGGCCAGGGAACGTCAGAGAGTTAGAGCATGTGATCGAAGGGGCTATGAATTTATTAATGGATGAACACACCATAGAAGTCAGTCATCTTCCCTACCACTTTCGTCACAAAACACAATTCAACTACCATTCAGGTCATGACACCTCCCAAATTTCTCACGCTACGGATGAGATGAAGCAACCCCTTAGACCCTTAAAGGATTATTTACTTGAGGCGGAGTCGTATTATATTAATAAAGCGTTAGAGCGACATGATCATCATATGACCAATACAGCTCGAGCCCTGGGGCTAAGTCGTCAGAGCTTACAGTACCGTATCAAACGGTTACAAGAACGCACGTAA
- a CDS encoding YjiH family protein: protein MSDKQTEKANVQQRANFKAYDYLYFIIPSVIGILLFMFPITTAEDGITIPVAFLAEQLGELLEGILPSLLTIMLLFVAIMTVWSSMSKPSFVQQRPVLKELFDVHPVWVMIRVLGLILAVLTLYELGPEWIWSAATGGLLLFDLAPLLFTIFLFAGLLLPLLLNFGLLELCGELLNRVMRPIFTLPGRSSIDCLTSWMGDGTIGVLLTNKQYEQGFYTQREAAVIGTTFSVVSITFSIVVLSYLEIEHLFMPYYLTLVVAGLIAAVIIPRIPPLSRKPDTYIEEQQQEEDHKTDGLSPLKRGLYKAVARAKENSNPVQTLSGGVKNVLDMWFAVIPVVIAIGTVAVIIAEHTPLFAYLGAPFVPLLQLLQVPEAAQAAETMVIGFADMLLPAIIGSGIESEFTRFVIACLSVTQLIYMSEVGGLLLASKLPVKFTDLMIIFIERTLITLPVIVLMAHIIL from the coding sequence ATGAGTGATAAGCAGACGGAGAAGGCGAACGTTCAGCAGCGTGCTAACTTTAAGGCCTACGATTATCTATACTTTATTATACCGTCTGTCATAGGGATCTTATTATTTATGTTCCCTATTACAACCGCAGAGGATGGGATTACCATTCCGGTTGCTTTTCTTGCCGAACAATTAGGAGAGCTGTTAGAGGGCATTTTACCGTCCTTATTAACGATAATGCTATTATTCGTTGCCATCATGACGGTATGGAGTTCAATGTCTAAACCATCGTTTGTACAACAACGCCCAGTACTGAAAGAGTTGTTTGATGTCCATCCTGTTTGGGTCATGATTCGTGTGTTAGGATTGATTCTAGCCGTTTTAACCTTATATGAGTTAGGCCCGGAGTGGATTTGGTCCGCTGCTACTGGTGGATTACTATTATTTGATTTAGCGCCATTATTGTTTACTATTTTCTTATTTGCTGGGTTATTACTACCTTTACTCTTGAACTTTGGTCTACTGGAGCTATGTGGGGAACTGTTGAATAGAGTGATGAGACCTATCTTTACATTACCGGGTCGATCTTCCATCGATTGTCTCACATCTTGGATGGGAGATGGCACCATCGGGGTATTACTCACGAATAAACAGTATGAACAAGGGTTTTACACGCAACGTGAGGCTGCTGTGATCGGGACGACATTTTCCGTCGTATCGATTACGTTTAGCATTGTTGTCTTAAGTTATTTGGAGATTGAACATCTATTTATGCCTTATTATCTCACGCTTGTTGTGGCCGGGTTGATTGCAGCGGTCATTATTCCGCGTATCCCACCCTTATCTCGTAAGCCTGATACGTATATAGAAGAGCAGCAACAAGAGGAGGATCATAAAACTGACGGTCTTTCTCCTTTAAAAAGAGGGCTTTATAAGGCGGTGGCACGAGCTAAGGAAAACAGCAACCCTGTCCAAACCCTCAGCGGCGGTGTAAAAAATGTGCTAGATATGTGGTTCGCAGTTATCCCTGTGGTCATTGCCATCGGTACAGTGGCCGTTATTATCGCTGAACATACGCCACTATTCGCCTATTTAGGAGCGCCATTTGTGCCGTTATTACAACTATTGCAAGTGCCTGAAGCGGCCCAAGCAGCGGAAACAATGGTTATCGGTTTTGCTGACATGCTCCTACCTGCCATCATCGGTAGCGGGATTGAGAGTGAATTTACCAGATTTGTGATCGCTTGTCTATCCGTGACACAGCTCATCTATATGTCTGAGGTAGGGGGACTCCTACTCGCCTCTAAACTACCCGTTAAATTCACTGATCTGATGATTATCTTTATTGAGCGTACGTTAATCACGTTACCTGTCATCGTACTGATGGCACATATTATTCTATAG
- a CDS encoding GerMN domain-containing protein yields MKLGYISCTAVLGMMLIATGCASTENSLAANDPGFDESANTTETDTSNAVPQEDPFTGYDITQKGEPFSALEKAITKILNGEESSLFNEQTAGMLNGVSIMVDGTTVVDFKNLSDQLGALSTAEKGQLAQELNTAVFQFEQVSKVYYQFDGSFIDWCHWLEIVEEPVTRGMWESSNASAITSIMIVSDLIGSSRSLLRSP; encoded by the coding sequence ATGAAACTTGGTTATATCTCTTGCACGGCCGTGCTCGGGATGATGTTGATAGCAACGGGATGTGCTAGTACAGAAAATTCTTTGGCCGCAAACGACCCGGGCTTTGATGAGAGTGCCAATACCACAGAAACGGATACGTCTAATGCTGTGCCTCAGGAAGATCCTTTTACAGGCTATGATATCACACAAAAAGGAGAGCCGTTCTCAGCGTTAGAAAAGGCCATCACTAAAATATTGAATGGTGAGGAAAGCTCTTTGTTCAATGAACAGACTGCAGGAATGTTAAACGGCGTGTCCATCATGGTAGATGGGACGACTGTGGTCGATTTTAAGAACTTGAGTGACCAATTAGGTGCGTTATCGACTGCTGAAAAAGGACAATTAGCTCAAGAATTAAATACCGCAGTCTTTCAATTTGAACAAGTATCTAAAGTTTACTATCAATTTGATGGTAGTTTTATAGACTGGTGTCATTGGCTAGAGATTGTCGAGGAACCTGTTACGAGGGGTATGTGGGAGTCATCAAATGCCTCCGCAATAACGTCAATCATGATAGTTTCTGATTTGATCGGTTCTTCGCGTTCATTATTACGGTCTCCATAA
- a CDS encoding alpha/beta hydrolase, which yields MLNKTIQLWENIDHVTLHTYIHDHSLEFQANQKRPAIIICPGGGYLGTSDREAEPVALRFAALGYHTFVLRYTTYYKEWVKDTNNPPAPNEEAGYPQPLYDLAKAILTVREHAPKWLVDTDKIAVCGFSAGGHLAASMGVHWDGQLLNDRFTVNQELLRPNAVILGYPLADYQLMKEKVFSEGDDFAKHFWNIAIKAFFKTSEPTNEQLYEASPVHFVSSQTPPTFIWHTADDALVYAENALNFATALAKNKVPYELHVFESGVHGLSLCDETTAENENHLNPECSVWVDLANHWLKNHFD from the coding sequence ATGCTAAATAAAACCATTCAACTATGGGAAAATATAGATCATGTCACGTTACACACCTACATACATGATCATTCATTAGAATTTCAAGCCAATCAAAAGCGACCTGCGATTATCATATGCCCAGGCGGGGGATATCTAGGAACATCTGATCGAGAAGCGGAACCAGTAGCTTTACGCTTCGCCGCTCTAGGGTATCATACGTTTGTGCTCCGATATACCACTTATTATAAAGAGTGGGTGAAGGATACTAACAACCCACCTGCCCCAAATGAAGAAGCAGGATATCCTCAGCCATTATATGACTTAGCCAAAGCGATATTAACGGTACGAGAACATGCCCCCAAATGGCTAGTAGATACGGATAAGATTGCCGTATGTGGATTTTCGGCAGGTGGTCATTTAGCGGCTAGTATGGGTGTTCACTGGGACGGTCAACTTTTAAATGATAGGTTTACCGTTAATCAGGAACTGTTAAGGCCAAATGCAGTTATTCTCGGATATCCTTTAGCAGACTACCAGCTAATGAAGGAAAAAGTTTTCTCGGAAGGAGATGATTTCGCTAAACACTTTTGGAATATTGCTATCAAAGCTTTCTTTAAAACCTCTGAACCGACCAATGAACAGCTTTATGAGGCGAGTCCTGTTCACTTTGTGTCATCCCAAACACCACCGACCTTTATCTGGCACACAGCTGACGATGCTCTAGTTTATGCCGAAAATGCTTTAAACTTCGCAACTGCACTAGCGAAAAATAAAGTGCCATATGAATTACATGTATTTGAAAGTGGCGTGCATGGATTATCATTATGTGACGAAACAACAGCAGAAAACGAAAACCATTTAAATCCAGAATGTAGCGTTTGGGTTGATCTAGCGAATCATTGGTTGAAAAACCACTTTGACTAG
- the sigK gene encoding RNA polymerase sporulation sigma factor SigK, with protein MTTIALLLKELMVFVSYVKNNAFPQPLSDEEEDSYLARLQEGDEEARNLLIEHNLRLVAHIVKKFENTGEDTEDLISIGTIGLIKGVESYSPNKGTKLATYAARCIENEILMHLRSLKKTKKDVSLHDPIGTDKEGNEITLIDVLKADMDDVIDLVQLQMEKNKIYEHIHVLDEREKEVIIGRFGLDLEKERTQREIAKELGISRSYVSRIEKRALMKLFHEFYKVKQKRRS; from the coding sequence ATGACAACCATCGCTTTATTACTGAAAGAGCTGATGGTTTTTGTTTCTTATGTTAAAAACAACGCGTTTCCTCAACCTCTAAGTGATGAAGAAGAAGACAGTTACCTCGCCAGGCTTCAAGAAGGAGATGAAGAAGCCAGAAATCTCTTGATTGAACACAACCTACGTCTCGTTGCCCATATTGTTAAGAAATTCGAAAACACGGGCGAAGATACGGAAGACCTCATCTCCATAGGCACGATCGGATTGATCAAAGGTGTGGAGAGCTACTCTCCTAACAAAGGCACCAAACTGGCCACCTACGCCGCACGTTGTATAGAGAATGAAATACTCATGCACTTGCGCTCTCTTAAGAAAACGAAGAAAGACGTCTCCTTACATGACCCTATCGGTACTGATAAGGAAGGGAATGAAATCACGCTGATAGATGTCCTAAAGGCAGACATGGATGACGTCATTGATCTCGTCCAGCTTCAAATGGAGAAAAACAAAATATATGAACATATTCACGTCCTCGATGAGCGTGAGAAAGAAGTCATCATCGGACGGTTTGGATTAGATTTAGAGAAAGAACGTACGCAGAGAGAAATTGCCAAAGAACTAGGCATCTCCAGATCATACGTGTCGAGGATTGAGAAGAGGGCGCTCATGAAGCTCTTCCATGAGTTTTACAAAGTGAAGCAGAAGCGGCGGTCGTAA